The following are from one region of the Achromobacter xylosoxidans genome:
- the tcuA gene encoding FAD-dependent tricarballylate dehydrogenase TcuA translates to MVDVLVVGGGNAALCAALMAREAGASVLLLEAAPREWRGGNSQHTRNLRCMHDAPQDVLVEAYPEEEYWQDLLKVTGGLTNEHLARLVIRESSTCRDWMRRHGVNFQPPLSGALHVARTNAFFMGGGKALVNAYYRSAEALGVRIRYDAPVDSLELDGGRFVAARIGDERIEARACVLAAGGFESNREWLREAWGQNERGEWPADNFLIRGTRYNMGVLLKFMLDAGADSIGDPSQSHCVAIDARAPLYDGGICTRIDCVSLGVVVNREARRFYDEGEDFWPKRYAIWGRLTAMQPGQIAYSIIDAKAVGRFMPPVFPGVQADTLPELAVKLGLDPVVFEQTLSDYNAACRVGKFDHTALDDCHTEGLAPAKTHWARPIDTAPFYGYALRPGITFTYLGLKVDDTAAVRFNDVPSDNLFVAGEMMAGNVLGKGYTAGVGMSIGTAFGRIAGTRAAAAARARHNAEARHEAA, encoded by the coding sequence ATGGTCGACGTCTTGGTGGTGGGAGGGGGTAACGCGGCGCTGTGCGCGGCCCTGATGGCGCGCGAGGCCGGCGCCAGCGTGCTGCTGCTGGAAGCGGCGCCGCGCGAATGGCGCGGCGGCAATTCGCAGCACACGCGCAATCTGCGCTGCATGCACGATGCGCCGCAGGACGTGCTGGTCGAGGCCTATCCCGAGGAAGAATACTGGCAGGACCTGCTCAAGGTGACGGGCGGGCTGACCAACGAGCATCTGGCGCGGCTGGTCATCCGCGAGTCCTCCACCTGTCGCGACTGGATGCGCCGCCATGGCGTGAACTTCCAGCCGCCGCTGTCGGGCGCGCTGCACGTGGCGCGCACCAACGCGTTCTTCATGGGCGGCGGCAAGGCCCTGGTCAACGCCTACTACCGCAGCGCCGAGGCGCTGGGCGTACGGATCCGCTACGACGCGCCGGTCGACTCGCTGGAGCTGGATGGCGGGCGTTTCGTGGCGGCGCGCATCGGCGATGAGCGCATCGAGGCGCGCGCCTGTGTGCTGGCGGCCGGCGGCTTCGAGTCCAACCGCGAGTGGCTGCGCGAGGCCTGGGGCCAGAACGAGCGCGGCGAATGGCCGGCCGACAATTTCCTGATCCGCGGCACGCGCTACAACATGGGTGTGCTGCTGAAGTTCATGCTGGACGCCGGCGCGGACAGCATCGGCGATCCGTCGCAGTCGCATTGCGTGGCCATCGACGCGCGCGCGCCGCTGTACGACGGCGGCATCTGCACGCGCATCGATTGCGTGTCCCTGGGCGTGGTGGTCAACCGCGAGGCGCGGCGCTTCTACGACGAGGGCGAGGACTTCTGGCCCAAGCGCTATGCCATTTGGGGCCGCCTGACGGCCATGCAGCCGGGCCAGATCGCCTATTCCATCATCGACGCCAAGGCCGTGGGCCGCTTCATGCCGCCGGTGTTTCCCGGTGTGCAGGCCGACACCTTGCCCGAACTGGCCGTGAAGCTGGGCCTGGATCCGGTGGTCTTCGAGCAAACCCTGAGCGACTACAACGCGGCCTGCCGTGTCGGCAAGTTCGACCATACGGCGCTGGACGACTGCCATACCGAGGGCCTGGCGCCGGCCAAGACGCACTGGGCGAGGCCCATCGACACGGCGCCGTTCTATGGCTATGCCTTGCGGCCCGGCATCACCTTTACCTACCTGGGCCTGAAGGTGGACGACACCGCCGCGGTCCGGTTCAACGACGTGCCTAGCGACAACCTGTTCGTCGCGGGCGAAATGATGGCCGGCAACGTGCTGGGCAAAGGCTATACGGCCGGGGTGGGCATGTCCATCGGCACGGCCTTCGGCCGCATCGCCGGCACCCGGGCCGCGGCAGCCGCGCGCGCCCGGCACAACGCGGAAGCACGACATGAAGCAGCTTGA
- a CDS encoding glutathione S-transferase N-terminal domain-containing protein, with protein MTDLSAFPITKKWPARHPDRIQLYSLPTPNGVKVSILLEETGLPYEVHRVSFDAKDQFSPEFLSLSPNNKIPAILDPNGPEGKPLGLFESGAILIYLASKAGKFLPADTAGRYETLQWVMFQMGGIGPMFGQLGFFHKFAGKDYEDKRPRDRYAEESKRLLNVLDQRLEGRDWVMGDEYTIADIAILPWVRNLVGFYGAGDLVEFSRFKNVARVLEAFVARPAVARGLTIPA; from the coding sequence ATGACCGACCTCAGCGCCTTTCCCATCACCAAGAAGTGGCCCGCCCGGCACCCCGACCGCATCCAGTTGTATTCGCTGCCCACGCCCAACGGCGTGAAGGTGTCGATCCTGCTGGAGGAAACCGGGCTGCCCTACGAGGTCCACCGGGTCAGCTTCGACGCCAAAGACCAGTTTTCGCCCGAATTCCTGTCGCTCAGCCCGAACAACAAGATCCCGGCCATCCTCGATCCCAACGGCCCCGAAGGTAAGCCGCTGGGCCTGTTCGAGTCCGGCGCCATCCTGATCTACCTGGCCAGCAAGGCGGGCAAGTTCCTGCCGGCGGACACGGCGGGGCGCTACGAGACGCTGCAATGGGTCATGTTCCAGATGGGCGGCATCGGCCCGATGTTCGGCCAGCTGGGCTTCTTCCACAAGTTTGCGGGCAAGGACTACGAAGACAAGCGTCCGCGCGACCGCTACGCGGAGGAGTCCAAGCGCCTCTTGAACGTGCTGGACCAGCGCCTGGAAGGCCGCGACTGGGTGATGGGCGACGAGTACACCATCGCCGACATCGCTATCCTGCCCTGGGTGCGCAACCTGGTGGGTTTCTACGGCGCGGGCGACCTGGTGGAGTTCTCGCGCTTCAAGAATGTCGCCCGGGTGCTGGAAGCCTTCGTGGCCCGTCCGGCGGTGGCCCGGGGCCTGACGATACCGGCGTAG
- a CDS encoding TonB-dependent siderophore receptor yields the protein MNFPLSRSAALVAVALSAGALPQSAIAQDAAPAHQAAQSYDLPAAPLADTLSRISLHSGRTISANAELVAGKQAAPVRGSLSAEAAARQALAGTGLELVVTPAGVLSVRLQPPAGAVTSLEPVMVTASSLIPPSEGTGSYTVPESNSATRMRLSLRETPQSVTVITRQQMEDQGIVTVAGALEQAPGVVVSRSNSEGYAFYSRGFQLQNFQFDGLPSLSSDGGNVRDNYSISSSVIYDRVEILKGATGLVNGAGYPSGVINLIRKRPTREFQGSVTAGAGSWDQYRGELDLGGSLAENGRIRGRMIAAVNDSASFIEYTKTREDVLYGIVEADITPRTTATLGIEYQKNKNDASSNIHLPAFYSDGRQASFSRSTNPADKWTWRNHETTRYFADVTHTFDNDWQLKLAAGHRNYSSSELIAGMGSSFIDAKTHSISHSLGQASLFDTDSRENSVDVQASGTYSLLGRRHDLVFGYNAARTHSTSRRDDGLSDTTIKDAFNWNNNSFKPTVYKRLLDHDIEVSQKILYGATVLHPTDRFALILGGRLTDYRWEQNSVFSSGFRGNYGTDVKNKFIPYAGVTFDVDAYHTVYASYTDVFKPQAFNFDASNRQLDPMTGKSVEVGAKGEYLDGRLNASVALFQLKQDNVAELDPSGAMTPTGGTAYIAVPGVTTRGIELEVSGELLPGWQLHAGYTYSRSRDRAGERVSTTQPEQLFKLATTYRLPGDWHRLTVGGNMLWQGSTYFSQTVNGANRRFTQDSYGVFGLMAAYDFNKDLRVTVNLNNVLDKTYYSGIGNYNSVYYGAPRNVLAQLRYKF from the coding sequence ATGAATTTCCCCTTGAGCCGCAGCGCAGCGCTAGTCGCCGTCGCCCTCAGCGCTGGCGCGCTGCCGCAGTCCGCCATTGCGCAGGACGCCGCCCCCGCGCATCAGGCCGCACAGTCCTACGACCTGCCAGCCGCGCCCCTGGCGGACACGCTGAGCCGGATTTCGCTGCATAGCGGCCGCACCATCTCGGCGAACGCCGAACTTGTCGCAGGCAAGCAAGCCGCGCCGGTGCGCGGCTCGCTGAGCGCCGAAGCCGCGGCCCGGCAGGCCTTGGCGGGCACAGGCCTGGAACTCGTCGTCACCCCTGCGGGGGTGCTGAGCGTGCGTCTGCAGCCTCCAGCTGGCGCCGTGACCTCCCTGGAACCGGTCATGGTCACGGCCAGCAGCCTCATCCCGCCCAGCGAAGGCACGGGTTCCTATACCGTACCCGAATCCAACTCCGCCACGCGCATGCGCTTGTCATTGCGCGAAACGCCGCAGTCCGTCACGGTCATCACGCGCCAACAGATGGAAGACCAGGGCATCGTCACCGTTGCCGGCGCGCTGGAGCAAGCGCCAGGCGTCGTCGTCAGCCGCAGCAACTCCGAAGGCTACGCTTTCTATTCCCGCGGCTTCCAGCTGCAGAATTTCCAGTTCGACGGCCTGCCCAGCCTGTCCAGCGACGGCGGTAACGTGCGGGACAACTACAGCATCAGCAGCTCGGTCATCTACGACCGCGTCGAGATCCTCAAGGGCGCCACGGGCCTGGTCAATGGCGCCGGCTATCCTTCGGGCGTCATCAACCTGATCCGCAAGCGGCCCACCCGCGAATTCCAGGGCAGCGTCACCGCCGGCGCCGGGTCCTGGGATCAGTACCGGGGCGAACTGGATCTGGGCGGCTCGCTGGCCGAGAACGGCAGGATCCGCGGCCGGATGATCGCCGCGGTGAACGACAGCGCCAGCTTCATCGAGTACACGAAAACCCGCGAGGACGTGCTCTACGGCATAGTCGAAGCCGACATCACGCCGCGCACCACGGCAACGCTGGGTATCGAATATCAAAAAAACAAGAACGACGCCTCATCCAACATCCACCTGCCCGCGTTCTACTCGGACGGCCGGCAGGCGAGCTTCTCGCGTTCGACCAATCCCGCCGACAAGTGGACTTGGCGCAATCACGAGACCACCCGCTACTTCGCCGACGTCACGCATACCTTCGACAACGACTGGCAACTGAAGCTGGCCGCGGGGCATCGGAATTATTCGTCCAGCGAGCTGATCGCCGGGATGGGCAGTTCATTCATCGACGCGAAGACGCACAGCATCAGCCACAGCCTGGGCCAGGCCAGCCTGTTCGATACGGATTCGCGCGAGAACAGCGTGGACGTGCAGGCCTCCGGCACGTACTCGCTGCTGGGCCGCCGCCATGACCTGGTGTTCGGCTACAACGCCGCGCGCACGCACTCAACGTCGCGACGCGACGACGGCCTGAGCGACACGACCATCAAAGACGCCTTCAACTGGAACAACAATAGCTTCAAGCCCACGGTCTACAAACGTCTGCTCGACCACGATATCGAGGTATCGCAGAAGATCCTCTACGGCGCCACCGTCCTACACCCCACCGACCGATTCGCGCTGATCCTGGGCGGACGGCTGACCGACTACCGCTGGGAACAGAATTCCGTCTTCAGCAGCGGCTTTCGCGGCAACTATGGCACCGATGTGAAGAACAAGTTCATTCCGTATGCCGGCGTCACATTCGATGTGGACGCTTACCACACCGTCTATGCCAGCTACACCGACGTGTTCAAGCCGCAGGCCTTCAACTTCGACGCATCCAATCGCCAGCTGGATCCCATGACGGGCAAGAGCGTGGAAGTGGGAGCCAAGGGCGAATACCTGGACGGCCGCCTGAACGCCAGCGTCGCGTTGTTCCAGCTCAAGCAGGACAACGTCGCCGAACTGGATCCCAGCGGCGCCATGACGCCCACTGGCGGCACCGCCTATATCGCCGTACCCGGCGTAACTACCCGGGGCATCGAACTGGAGGTATCCGGCGAGTTGCTGCCCGGCTGGCAACTGCATGCCGGCTACACCTATAGCCGGTCGCGCGACCGTGCAGGCGAACGCGTCAGCACAACCCAGCCCGAGCAGTTGTTCAAGCTTGCCACCACTTATCGCCTGCCGGGAGACTGGCACCGCCTGACGGTGGGCGGCAACATGCTCTGGCAGGGAAGCACCTATTTCTCGCAGACCGTCAATGGCGCCAACCGCCGCTTCACGCAGGACAGCTACGGCGTTTTCGGCTTGATGGCGGCCTATGACTTCAACAAGGACCTGCGCGTGACGGTGAACCTGAACAACGTGCTGGACAAGACCTACTACTCCGGCATCGGCAACTACAACTCCGTCTACTACGGCGCGCCGCGCAACGTGTTGGCGCAGCTGCGCTACAAGTTCTAG
- a CDS encoding c-type cytochrome → MSKHIRIAALLAAAVAVGGWTAATAEPEAAAPGARSTFPVLDKDGKRLPDYTIPPDTQIAAQPNAEQINYGKRLLTETRRLLPQNTGASLNCNSCHVQGGKKPLGAPYINTVNSFPQFNPRANRVVTLEDRINGCFMRSMNGKPLEKDSAEMKAMIAYMKWLAQDVPHGAKVQIENAWPIDTKLVPDPVRGKSLYAAQCASCHGANGEGKRDRSGDIAFPPLWGEESFNIGAGLARTYKAAAFIRNSMPMGVNTHGSWGEGGVLSDQDAVDVAEYFTHMPRPDFAGKDKDWPQGKKPKDARY, encoded by the coding sequence ATGAGTAAGCACATCAGGATCGCCGCCCTGCTGGCGGCAGCGGTCGCCGTGGGCGGCTGGACGGCCGCCACGGCCGAACCCGAGGCCGCGGCACCAGGCGCGCGCAGTACCTTTCCGGTGCTCGACAAGGACGGCAAGCGACTGCCGGACTACACCATCCCGCCCGACACCCAGATCGCCGCGCAGCCCAACGCCGAGCAGATCAACTACGGCAAGCGCCTGCTGACCGAGACGCGCCGGCTGTTGCCGCAGAACACGGGCGCCAGCCTGAACTGCAACAGCTGCCATGTGCAGGGCGGCAAGAAGCCCCTGGGCGCGCCTTACATCAACACGGTCAATTCGTTCCCGCAGTTCAATCCGCGCGCCAACCGGGTGGTGACGCTGGAGGACCGCATCAACGGCTGCTTCATGCGTTCGATGAACGGCAAGCCGCTGGAAAAGGACTCGGCCGAGATGAAGGCCATGATCGCCTACATGAAGTGGCTGGCCCAGGATGTGCCGCACGGCGCAAAGGTGCAGATCGAGAACGCCTGGCCGATAGACACCAAGCTGGTGCCCGACCCGGTGCGCGGCAAGAGCCTGTACGCGGCCCAATGCGCGTCTTGCCACGGCGCCAACGGCGAAGGCAAGCGCGACCGTTCCGGCGACATTGCGTTCCCGCCCCTGTGGGGCGAAGAGTCCTTCAACATCGGCGCGGGCCTGGCGCGCACCTACAAGGCGGCTGCCTTCATCCGCAACAGCATGCCGATGGGCGTGAATACGCATGGCAGCTGGGGCGAAGGCGGCGTGCTGTCCGACCAGGATGCGGTGGACGTGGCAGAGTACTTCACGCACATGCCGCGCCCCGACTTCGCCGGCAAGGACAAGGACTGGCCGCAGGGCAAGAAGCCGAAGGACGCGCGCTACTGA
- the tcuB gene encoding tricarballylate utilization 4Fe-4S protein TcuB codes for MKQLEALAREAQSFSTQHGEAASVMAEQPVRWHAKQAELQTDLLTGDETEVARVMQICNACRYCEGFCAVFPAMTRRLEFGKADLNYLANLCHNCGACLHACQYAPPHEFAVNVPQAMARVRMQTYTDYAWPAALGALYKRNGLTVSLAAAAGLALFLTLAVLMAGGLFHEPMAGNFYAVFPHNTLALMFGVVFGFAMLALGVGVTRFWRNVSPGAATGAAVAEAAHDALRLRYLDGGHGKGCNNADDAFTLWRRRFHHFTFYGFMLCFAATSVATLYHYALGLQAPYPFWSAPVLLGTAGGIGLLIGPAGLLWLNLKRHPQQGDAAQKPMDRGFIALLFLTSATGLALLAGRDGGAMALLLAIHLGVVMALFLTLPYGKFAHGIYRSAALLKWAIEKRQPNKLQLGSD; via the coding sequence ATGAAGCAGCTTGAAGCCCTGGCCCGCGAGGCCCAGTCCTTTTCCACGCAGCACGGCGAGGCAGCATCCGTCATGGCAGAGCAGCCCGTGCGCTGGCATGCCAAACAGGCCGAACTCCAGACGGATCTGCTGACGGGCGATGAAACCGAAGTCGCCCGCGTCATGCAGATCTGCAACGCCTGCCGCTATTGCGAAGGATTCTGCGCGGTGTTTCCCGCCATGACCCGCCGCCTGGAATTCGGCAAGGCCGACCTGAACTACCTGGCCAACCTGTGCCACAACTGCGGCGCCTGTCTGCACGCCTGCCAGTACGCGCCGCCGCACGAGTTCGCGGTGAACGTGCCGCAGGCCATGGCCCGCGTCCGGATGCAGACGTACACCGATTACGCCTGGCCCGCGGCGCTGGGCGCCCTGTATAAGCGCAATGGCCTGACCGTGTCGCTGGCTGCCGCTGCGGGCCTGGCGCTGTTTCTGACGCTGGCCGTGCTGATGGCGGGCGGCCTGTTCCATGAGCCCATGGCCGGCAACTTCTACGCGGTGTTCCCGCACAACACGCTGGCGCTGATGTTTGGCGTGGTGTTCGGCTTCGCGATGCTGGCGCTGGGCGTGGGCGTGACGCGCTTCTGGCGCAATGTCAGCCCGGGAGCGGCCACAGGCGCTGCGGTGGCGGAGGCTGCGCATGACGCGCTGCGGCTGCGCTATCTGGATGGCGGACATGGCAAGGGCTGCAACAACGCGGACGACGCCTTCACCTTGTGGCGCCGGCGCTTCCATCACTTCACCTTCTACGGCTTCATGCTGTGTTTTGCCGCCACCAGTGTGGCCACGCTGTACCACTATGCGTTGGGCCTGCAGGCGCCGTATCCGTTCTGGAGCGCGCCGGTGCTGCTGGGCACGGCGGGTGGCATCGGCCTGCTGATCGGACCGGCGGGCTTGCTGTGGCTGAACCTCAAGCGCCATCCGCAGCAGGGCGACGCGGCGCAAAAGCCCATGGACCGCGGCTTCATCGCGCTGCTGTTCCTGACCAGCGCAACGGGCCTGGCCTTGCTGGCCGGCCGCGACGGCGGCGCGATGGCGCTGCTGCTGGCCATCCACCTGGGCGTGGTGATGGCGCTGTTCCTGACGCTGCCTTACGGCAAGTTCGCTCACGGCATCTACCGTTCGGCCGCGCTGCTGAAATGGGCCATCGAGAAACGCCAGCCCAACAAGCTGCAGCTGGGCTCGGATTGA
- a CDS encoding Bug family tripartite tricarboxylate transporter substrate binding protein, giving the protein MFRTSLLARAALAACLLPALPAAHAQSFPSKPITLVVPHSAGGTSDILARTVAAEAAKTLGQTIVIDNKGGANGTIAAKQVATSAPDGYTLLLATASTHGINPSLYSRISYDAVKDFTPVTLLATVPNVLVVGKQVQAANVQELVSYIRSQGDKINMGSAGAGTPGHLAGEMFKSAAKLQFTHIPYKGGSPAITDLIGGQIDFMFTTIPGVLPHVKAGTLRALAVTSPQRSPAMPDIPTMAESGLPGFQAVSWHGIVAPAGTPDAVVATLNQALSGALAAPAVKQRLMEEGAQASSLNTAAFGAFIQSEIAAWAKAVKDSGATAN; this is encoded by the coding sequence ATGTTCCGCACTTCCTTGCTGGCGCGCGCCGCGCTGGCCGCCTGTCTGCTGCCGGCCTTGCCGGCGGCGCACGCCCAGTCTTTCCCCTCGAAGCCGATCACGTTGGTGGTGCCGCATTCCGCGGGCGGCACTTCGGACATCCTGGCACGCACCGTTGCGGCCGAGGCCGCCAAGACCTTGGGCCAGACTATCGTCATCGACAACAAGGGCGGCGCCAACGGCACCATCGCCGCCAAGCAGGTGGCCACGTCCGCGCCGGACGGCTACACGCTGCTTTTGGCCACCGCCAGCACGCACGGCATCAATCCGTCCTTGTATTCGCGGATTTCCTATGACGCGGTGAAGGACTTCACGCCCGTGACGCTGCTGGCCACGGTGCCCAACGTACTGGTGGTGGGCAAGCAGGTGCAAGCCGCCAATGTGCAGGAGCTGGTGTCCTACATCCGGTCGCAGGGCGACAAGATCAACATGGGCTCGGCCGGCGCGGGCACCCCCGGCCATCTGGCCGGCGAGATGTTCAAGAGCGCCGCCAAGCTCCAGTTCACGCACATCCCCTACAAGGGCGGCAGCCCCGCCATCACAGACCTGATCGGCGGGCAGATCGACTTCATGTTCACCACCATTCCCGGCGTGCTGCCGCACGTGAAGGCCGGCACGCTGCGCGCGCTGGCGGTCACCTCGCCGCAGCGTTCGCCCGCCATGCCGGATATTCCCACCATGGCGGAATCGGGCCTGCCCGGCTTTCAGGCCGTGTCCTGGCACGGCATCGTTGCGCCGGCCGGCACGCCGGACGCGGTGGTCGCCACGCTGAACCAGGCGCTGAGCGGTGCGCTGGCCGCTCCGGCCGTCAAGCAACGCCTGATGGAAGAGGGCGCGCAGGCCTCCAGCCTGAACACGGCGGCGTTCGGCGCCTTCATCCAGAGCGAGATCGCGGCCTGGGCCAAGGCGGTCAAGGATTCGGGCGCCACGGCCAACTAG
- a CDS encoding c-type cytochrome, with protein sequence MKRIGIKVAVGLLAAAGLAIGGAQLLTANRKADVAASVDINDRRLAEAGAYIARTGDCVACHSVPNGKPFAGGLAMQTPVGTIYSSNITPDKQTGIGGYSYADFKNAVQHGIRKDGTPLYPAMPYPSYAIMPDADVQALYAYFMSQVEPVNQPSADSTIPWPLNMRWPMAWWQLLFAGKREFAAPAGADERLVRGAYLVEGPGHCGACHTPRGLAYQEQALSLADGDAFLSGAVIDGWRAKSLRGEAQGLQSWSAQDIELFLKTGRTDKVAAFGAMADVVEHSTRHFTDGDLASIAAYLKQLPAAGGKLAAFPPKADGTTASLRDGRYDSRGAVIYMEQCVVCHRADGQGMPRIFPALAGNSAVFAQNPQSIIQITLEGGRMPSNDMDAMTFAMPGFKHLSDRDITDVINFIRTGWTNQAPAIGEKDVAHIREFLASKKPNIGGGKHE encoded by the coding sequence ATGAAGAGGATCGGGATCAAGGTCGCGGTGGGTCTGCTGGCGGCTGCGGGCCTGGCCATCGGCGGCGCGCAGCTGCTGACGGCAAATCGCAAGGCCGACGTGGCGGCGTCCGTCGACATCAACGACAGGCGGCTGGCCGAAGCCGGCGCCTACATTGCGCGCACGGGCGATTGCGTGGCCTGTCACAGCGTGCCCAATGGCAAGCCCTTCGCGGGCGGCCTGGCGATGCAGACGCCGGTGGGCACCATCTATTCGTCGAACATCACGCCCGACAAGCAGACGGGCATCGGCGGCTATAGCTACGCGGATTTCAAGAACGCGGTGCAGCACGGCATCCGCAAGGACGGCACGCCCCTGTATCCGGCCATGCCGTATCCCTCGTACGCCATCATGCCGGACGCGGACGTCCAGGCGCTCTACGCCTACTTCATGTCGCAGGTCGAACCGGTCAACCAACCTAGCGCGGATTCCACGATTCCGTGGCCGCTGAACATGCGTTGGCCCATGGCCTGGTGGCAACTGCTGTTCGCGGGCAAGCGCGAGTTCGCGGCCCCGGCCGGCGCCGATGAAAGGCTGGTGCGCGGCGCCTATCTGGTCGAAGGCCCCGGCCATTGCGGCGCCTGCCACACGCCGCGCGGCCTGGCCTACCAGGAGCAGGCGCTGTCCCTGGCGGACGGCGACGCCTTCCTGTCGGGCGCCGTGATCGACGGCTGGCGCGCCAAGAGCCTGCGCGGCGAGGCCCAGGGCCTGCAATCTTGGAGCGCGCAGGACATCGAGCTGTTCCTGAAGACCGGCCGCACCGACAAGGTGGCGGCATTCGGCGCGATGGCCGATGTGGTCGAGCACAGCACCCGCCATTTCACTGATGGCGACCTCGCCAGCATCGCGGCCTACCTGAAGCAATTGCCCGCGGCCGGCGGCAAGCTCGCCGCCTTCCCGCCCAAGGCCGACGGCACCACCGCGTCCCTGCGCGACGGCCGCTACGACTCGCGCGGCGCGGTCATCTACATGGAGCAATGCGTCGTGTGCCATCGCGCCGACGGGCAGGGCATGCCGCGCATCTTCCCGGCGCTGGCCGGCAATTCGGCGGTGTTCGCGCAGAACCCGCAATCCATCATCCAGATCACGCTGGAGGGCGGCAGAATGCCGTCCAACGACATGGACGCCATGACGTTCGCGATGCCGGGCTTCAAGCATCTGAGCGACCGCGATATCACGGACGTGATCAATTTCATCCGCACCGGTTGGACCAACCAGGCGCCCGCGATCGGCGAGAAGGATGTCGCGCATATCCGCGAATTCCTGGCCAGCAAGAAGCCGAACATCGGCGGAGGCAAGCATGAGTAA
- a CDS encoding LysR family transcriptional regulator, translating into MELRQLRYFVRVVEAGSIGRAAQSIGMVTSALSQQISRLEGELSTRLLRRSASGVEPTDAGLAFFRQAQLALRHADDAVHAAQQARLAGHVSVGLPSTTAAILGAPFVQAMNERYPDIRLHLVEALSGHLSDMLNGRMLDLAIVFQAESARRLRVTPLLDEPLFLLARPDMAGLPAGESTRIEAIAHLPLVLPSGRHGLRALVNNAYQQSGRTPLVAVEVDGLPVLMDVVQLGHVATIQPSSAMARIAPGQLHMARIDDAHLYRPNLLASLSEDELSPAALAARLVLADVSRRLAREGKWPVVALHDS; encoded by the coding sequence ATGGAACTGCGCCAACTGCGTTACTTCGTCCGCGTCGTGGAGGCGGGCAGCATCGGCCGCGCCGCCCAGTCCATCGGCATGGTGACGTCGGCGCTCAGCCAGCAGATCAGCCGGCTGGAGGGCGAGCTGTCGACGCGGCTGCTGCGGCGCAGCGCCAGCGGCGTGGAGCCCACCGATGCGGGCCTGGCGTTCTTCCGCCAGGCGCAACTGGCGCTGCGCCACGCCGACGATGCCGTGCACGCGGCGCAGCAGGCCAGGCTGGCGGGCCACGTCAGCGTGGGCCTGCCTTCCACCACCGCCGCCATCCTCGGCGCGCCCTTCGTGCAGGCCATGAACGAGCGCTATCCCGACATCCGCCTGCATCTGGTCGAGGCGCTGTCGGGCCATCTGAGCGACATGCTCAATGGCCGCATGCTGGACCTGGCCATCGTGTTCCAGGCCGAATCCGCGCGCCGCTTGCGCGTGACGCCCTTGCTGGACGAGCCGCTGTTCCTGCTGGCGCGGCCGGACATGGCGGGTTTGCCTGCGGGCGAGAGCACGCGGATCGAGGCCATCGCGCATTTGCCGCTGGTGCTGCCCAGCGGACGCCACGGGCTGCGGGCGCTGGTCAACAACGCGTATCAGCAGTCGGGCCGCACGCCGCTGGTGGCGGTGGAAGTGGACGGTCTGCCGGTGCTGATGGACGTGGTGCAGCTGGGGCACGTGGCCACCATCCAGCCCAGTTCCGCCATGGCGCGGATCGCGCCGGGCCAACTGCACATGGCGCGCATCGACGACGCGCACCTGTACCGCCCCAATCTTTTGGCCAGCCTGTCCGAGGACGAGCTGTCGCCCGCGGCGCTGGCCGCGCGCCTGGTGCTGGCCGATGTGTCGCGCAGGCTGGCGCGCGAGGGCAAATGGCCGGTGGTGGCCCTTCACGATTCATGA